Within the Bradyrhizobium cosmicum genome, the region CGAGCCGGCGCGTCGCGGGAACCGCGAGCGGGGTTTTCGTGACAGGATTGAACGCGGTGCCGCGGTCGAACGGATAGATGAATTCGCGGTGCTCGTAGTTGAGCTGAACCGTGGTGTCCTGGCCATACCAGGCCAGTGACGGCGCAACCAGCATCTCGCGGTGGCGACCGAAATTCCGCCAGTAGTCCTCACTGACGCCGTAGCCGATGAAGCGATAGGCAAGGCCCTGGTCCCCGATCGGACCGGTGACGTCGAGCAGGCCGTCGGCCCCCGTCTTGGAGGCGCTGAACGCCGAGCCAAGCAGCGTGACCGAACCGTGCTGGTAGAGTTCCGGACGCTTGCTGATGGTGTTGACAATGCCGCCGGGGTCCATGATGCCGTAGAGCAGCGAGGCCGGTCCCTTCAGCACCTCGACGCTTTCGACCGCGGGATTGAAGCTGCGCCCCTGCACCAGCGGCATCCCGTTGCGCATAATCGAGCCGTCGCGATTGTCGCCGAAGCCGCGGCGGATCACCGCGTCCTGGCTGCCGGCGAGCGTATTGGTCTGGGTGATGCCGGAGACGTTGATCAGCGCGTCGTCGATGTTGCGCGGCAGCTGGTCCTTGAGAACCTGCTCGGGCACGACGTTGACGGCCTGCGAAGTGTTGAGCGCCGAGGCGCCGCTGCGCAGCGTAGTCGAACTCGGCATCGCGCGATAGCCGAGCTTGGCGGCCTGTTGCGCGGCGGCTTGCGCGGCCGCGCGCTCGGACAATGTCGGCGCTGCGGGAGCGTCGGCATTCCGGTTGCGCTGACGTGCGGTCGTTTGCGTGCGGCGTTGCGACGATTCCGACGCCCGTGCAGGCTTCGGCCGTTGCACCGGAGCATCCACCGTCACCGGTGGCAATGCGGATTGCGCCTGCGCGATCGTCGTATTGGAGGGGAGCTCGGCGAGCAGCACGGCTGCTCCAATGAGAAGACCTACACGGCTCTTGCCGGCATGATGACCCCGGATCGGGTCATCCGCATTGACACGCACTCTCGCCCCACTTCAATTCTGCAACAACTACGAAGCTTGCGCGTCTAGCAATCGTAGCGAATGAAGAGAACCGTAGGCGGCGTTGAATCGCTCTAGTATTGAATCGTTCTAAACAGTGATCGGCGCCAATCGGCAATCACGAATTGCCGTGATGATACGTTGCGCGCGAATTCGCGGCATGGTGTTACGGCGTCGTGCGATCTCACGCGGTAGCCGGCGTGATCAACTCGTCGAGCCTTCGCTTAAGCGCGGCGCCGTCGGACAGGGCACGCAGCGGCGGTCGCACGCGAAGCCAGCTTGCATCGCCGGTCTGCGCGGCGAGAATGGCCTTCAGCGTCGCCAGGAAGGATGGCGACTTCACCACGATGTCAACCGCGGCCTGCATGCGCGCTTCGACGTCCTTACCTTCGATCATCGCCTTGACCAGTTCCGGCGCGATGTTGGCCATGCCGCAGATGGTGCCGGCACCACCGCCGGCAATCGCGCGGGCGATGTCGGTCTCATTGCCGACGGTGATGGCAAGCTCGGGGCTGGCTGCGCGAAACGCCTGGAACTGCTTGAAGTCGCCGCTGGAGTCTTTCAGGCCCGCCACCACCCTGCCGTAACGCTTGCGCAAATTCGCGGCAACGCTGGTCGGGATCGCGACGCCGGAGACCTGGGGGATGTGGTAGAGATAGGCGCGCAGGCGATTGTCGGCGACGCCATCGAAGATCGCGGCGAAGGCATCCTCGATGCCTTCGGGCATCACGCTGCGATCGAAGTAGGGCGGCAGGTACAGCACGTGGCGCAGGCCGAGGCCGAGCACCGCGCGCGTCAGCGCGATGCTATCGCTGATGGCGGGAAAGCCGCCGCCGATGCCAATGCGCTCTGCCGCGACACCGGCCTCGAGCAACGCTTCGATGGTCGCGACGCGTTCACCGACATTGAACGAGGTGCCCTCGCCGGTGGTGCCGAACAGGACGACGCCGTCGACGCCCTTGCTGAAGAGCTGCCGGGCGTGGGCTGCGAGTTTGGCGGAATCCGTGCTGCCGTCCGTTGCCAGCGGTGTCGCCGACGCCACCCAGAACCCGCGAATTGCCTCCGTCATCATAACCGCCCTTTGCTGCGTCCCCGAATCCACCCTCTGATCTGCGACGATCCTGAGTAGCCCGTTGACGCCCTGTTTTTGCTTTACTTTCTGACTTGTACCTTACATACAAGAAGAGCGCAAATCCTTTCCGCTTTCGTGGCGCAGCCAGATCCCAAGGAGGTCTCGCATGAACATGGTGGCCCCCATTGAGCGCCCCGACCAGATGCTCGGCGCGCTGCGCGACAAGATCGGCGCGGCCGCGGTGCTGATCGGCACCGACGTGCCCGCGCGCAACTGCAACGACTGGAGCGCGAGCCTGCCGCAGTCACCCCTCGCGGTAATCCGCCCCGTCGATGCGCGAGGTGTTGCCGATGCGATTCTGACCTGCCGACAGGCGCACCTGCCGTTCGTGCCGCAGGGCGGATTGACCGGGCTCTGTCGCGGTGCCTCGCCCGAGCCGGGCTGGGTCGCGATCTCGCTCGAGCGCATGACCGGCATCGAGGAGATCGATCGCGCCTCGATGACGATGACGGTGAAAGCAGGCACGCCTCTGGAGACGATCCAGAAAGCCGCCGACGAGGCCGGCTTGTTCTTTCCGCTCGATCTCGGCTCGCGCGGCTCCTGCGCGATCGGCGGCAATCTCTCCACCAATGCCGGCGGCAACCGCGTGATCCGCTACGGCATGACGCGCGAACTGGTGCTTGGCCTGGAGGTGGTGCTGCCCGACGGCACCATCATCACCAATCTCAACAAGCTGATGAAGAACAATGCGGGCTATGACCTCAAGCATCTCTTCATCGGTTCGGAAGGCACGCTCGGCATCATCACCCGCGTGGTGCTGAAACTGTTCCCGAAGCCGCGCTCGACCATGGCTGCGCTGTGCGCGCTGAAGGATTATGCGGCGGTGATCGCGCTGCTGGATGCGGCGCGATCCGGACTCGGCCCGCTGCTGTCGGCCTTCGAGGTGATGTGGCCGGATTACTGGGACGTGATTACGACGCGCGCGGGCGTCAAGCCGCCGGTCGCCGCTGGCGACAGCCTTTATGTGCTGGTGGAAGCGCAAGGCACCGACGAAAGCCTGGACGCGCCGCGCTTTCAGAGCTGGCTCGAAGAGCTGATGGAGCGTGGGCTGCTGGTCGATGCCGCCGTCGCGCAATCGCTGGCGCAGACGCAAGGCTTCTGGCGGGTCCGTGACATCTGCGCCGAGTTCGGCCAGGTGCTGGGACCGCACATCTCCTACGACATCGGACTTGCTGTGGCGCGGATGGACGAGTTCGTCGGGCGCTGCAAGACAGCGCTCGCCGAGGGCATCGCGGGCTGCGAGAGCGTCTATTACGGCCATATCGGCGACGGCAATCTGCATCTCGTCTCATGGGTTACGGGGCTCTCCGTCGAACCGCAGCCGAAGGAGGCGATGGACGCGATCATCTACGGCCTCGTGCGCGAGATGGGCGGCAGCGTCTCCGCCGAGCACGGCATCGGCACGCTGAAGAAAAAGTGGCTGGGTCACGCCCGCAGCGAAGCCGAGATCGCGCTGATGCGGACGCTGAAGGCGGCGCTTGATCCCGATCATCTGCTCAATCCCGGCAAGGTATTCTGAGATCATATGCGATCGCTCAAGCTCGATACGCCGAAATCGCTGTCGCAGCGGGTGATGCAGCGGCTGCGGCAGGCCATCATCGACGGCGAGTTCGCGCTCGGCGCCGCCATCTCGGAGGAGATGGTGGCGAACTCCTTCGGCGTCAGCCGCACGCCGGTGCGCGAGGCGATGGGCCTGCTGCAGGCGCAGGGTCTGGTGGTGATCCGGCCGCAGGTCGGCAGCTTCGTGTTCACGCCGAGCGCCGACGACATTGAAGCACTCTGCACTTTCCGCATCGCGCTCGAGCCCAAGGCCGCCGAGCTCGCCTTCCGCCATGACCGCGATGGCGCGGTCGCAACACTGAGCGAGGCGATCGCGGCGATGGAGCCCGCGGTCGCAGCCAAAGACAACATCGCCTATGGCCGCGCCGATGCCGCCTTTCACGAAGGCCTGTTCGCGCATTGCGGCAACCGCTATCTCGTCGAGTCCTACCAGCTCGCATCCAGCCGCGTTGCAGCACTCCGCACCAATCTGACCTCGCCGATCGACGTACGCACCCGTTCCTCGTTCGACGAGCACCGCAAGCTGCTCGATCTGTTCGCGCACGGCGAGTTCGCGGCCTTCGAGGCCCTGATGACGACGCACATCACCAATTCGGGCGTGGTCTATGCCAAGGCGCTGACGGCGGATTGAGCGCATCGAGCGGTCTCGGTCGATGCCGCGCCGGCTTCATCACTGCCGTCAGAAGTTTCATTGCCCATGGAGCAATCGCATATCCGATGTCGGGCGCGGTGAGAGCCCTGAAGACGGATCGCTGAGGTGCATATGCGGCACGCGCACCATTCCCGGAGGCGATGAAATGCTCGCCATCAGCACCGGCGCAACCGGGGTGCGAGTGATCGAGACCGAGAACATCGCCAGCAGCGCGCAGAGCATGCAAAGCCTCATCCGCACCGTCCTGCGATCGGAGATCGGCAGAAACAGGAAAAACAACATCGCCAGGATCAGCAGCGCATCGACCAGAAACATGGATCTCTCCCTTTGAAACTGGAGGGAGGATGGCGCGACGACGACTGCTAGTATGTGGACGGCATCACACACCTGATGGCACTGACCGCGCGCGGTAGGCGGGCACATCCGTGTCCGACTCGAGGATGCGCTGCTGGGCTCGACGGCAACCAATCTCCGCCTCGTCGAGGACGCGCTGCGGATGGTCCGCGCGCACGGTGGCGAGCCGGCCACAACGGCCGAGGTCCGGCAGGGGCTCGCGAACGGTTAACGCGGGCGCGCCGGCCGGATAGCTCCCGGCGGAACCGCAAATCTTCACGTGCCCGTCGGTTGTATTCGCGGGCCCGGAGTCCTATGGCTGTGCGCATGGACACCCAGATCATTGCCGCCGAAAAGCCCCTGATGGCCGGGGCGCAGCCGCGCAAGCCGGCGCCGTTCCTCCCCATGAGCCGCGCCGAGATGGACACGCTCGGCTGGGATGCCTGCGACATCGTGCTGGTGACCGGGGACGCCTATGTCGACCATCCGAGCTTCGGCATGGCGATCATCGGTCGGCTGCTGGAGGCGCAGGGATTCCGGGTCGGCATCATCTCGCAGCCGGACTGGCACTCGGCCGAGCCGTTCAAGGTGCTTGGCAAGCCAAAGGTGTTCTTCGGCGTCACCGGCGGCAACATGGATTCGATGGTGAACCGCTACACCGCGGACCGCCGCATCCGCAGCGACGATGCCTACACGGCCGGCGGCGAAGGCGGCAAGCGGCCGGACCGCTGCACCGTGGTCTACGCGCAGCGCTGTCGCGAGGCGTTCAAGGACGTGCCGATCGTGCTGGGCGGCATCGAGGCCTCGCTGCGCCGGATCGCACATTACGATTACTGGTCCGACAAGGTGCGCCGCTCGGTGCTGGCCGACGCCAAGGCGGACCTGTTGCTCTACGGCAATGCCGAGCGCGCCGTCGTCGAGGTGGCCAACCGCCTTGCCGCCGGCGAAGCACCGCGCGAGCTCAAGGACATCAGGGGCGTCGCGCTGTTCCGCCGCGTGCCCGAGGATTACGCCGAGCTGCACGCCGACGATCTCGACTCCGCCGACGAAGGCGCAACGCGCCAGAAGGGCGCCACCGTGATCCGGCTGCCGGCGCTGGAGCAGGTCGAGCAGGACAAGGAAGCCTATGCCCGCGCCTCGCGCGTGCTGCACCGGGAGAGCAATCCCGGCAATGCGCGGCCGCTGGTGCAGCGCCATGGCGATCGCGACCTCTGGCTCAACCCGCCGCCGATCCCGCTGACCTCCGAGGAGATGGACGCGGTCTACGATCTTCCTTACGCGCGCGCGCCGCATCCGTCCTATGGCGAGGCCAAGATTCCCGCCTGGGACATGATCAAGTTCTCGGTGACGATCATGCGCGGCTGCTTTGGCGGCTGCACCTTCTGCTCGATCACCGAGCACGAGGGCCGCATCATCCAGAACCGCTCGGAAGGCTCGATCCTGCGCGAGATCGAACTGATCCGCGACAAGACGCCGGGCTTCACCGGCGTCATCTCCGACATCGGCGGCCCCACCGCCAACATGTACCGGATGGCGTGCAAGGATCCCAAGGTCGAGGCCGCGTGCCGGCGGCCGTCCTGCGTCTTCCCGGAGATCTGCCCGAACCTCAACACCTCGCATGACGATCTGATCCGGCTCTATCGCAAGGTGCGCGAGACCAAGGGCATCAAGAAGGTGATGGTCGCCTCCGGCGTGCGCTACGACCTCGCGGTCGAGAGCCCCGAATACATCAAGGAGCTCGTCACCCATCACGTCGGCGGCTACCTGAAGATCGCGCCTGAACATACCGAGCGCGGGCCACTCGACAAGATGATGAAGCCCGGCATCGGCGCCTACAACCAGTTCAAGCGAATGTTCGATGCCGCCGCCGAACAGGCCGGCAAGAAATATTACCTGATCCCGTATTTCATCGCGGCGCATCCGGGCACGACCGACGAGGACATGATGAACCTCGCGCTCTGGCTGAAGAAGAATCGCTATCGCGCGGATCAAGTGCAGACCTTCCTGCCCTCGCCGATGGCGACCGCAACGGCGATGTACCACACCGGCGTCAACCCGCTGCGCGGCGTGCGCCACGGCGGCAGCGACAAGGTCGAGGCGATCAAGGGCCTGCGCCAGCGCCGTCTGCACAAGGCCTTCCTGCGCTATCACGACCCCGACAACTGGCCCGTGCTGCGCGAGGCACTGAAAGAGATGGGCCGCGCCGACCTGATCGGCTCCCGCCCCGACCAGCTCGTCCCCGCGCACCAGCCGCCCGGCACCGGCAAGGCGGCGGGCACCAGGCGGCCCGTGCGGCCCGGCGGCAAGACGCAGCGGTTCACGACCAAGGGCCTGCGGGTGATGAAGTAGACACGAGCCGTATCAAGTCCGGTTCGGCCTGCGGCTGTCGTGCCGGCCAAAACAAATCCTCGAAAACAACCCCATGCACAGTAGCCGGCATGAGCGGAATCAACGACTTGCGGATTTAGCGAAAAAATTGACCCGTCGGGCAAACAGTCGTTGCTCCGTCGGGCAATACAGGGGCATGATGGCATCGTCGGGCATCGCGTAACGCAGAGCCCTACCGTTTCTCAGTATCGATATCCTCGAGCTTCACGCCGCGTCCCCGCATATTGCGCGCATGAATTCAATTGTCACCAAAATGGTGACATGCTATGGGTGTCGAGATGCAGGTGATCGCCCTTCGGACCCTGAGGGAATTCTGGACGCGACACCCGCGCGCCGAGGGTCCGATCCGCGCCTGGGTAGCGATTGCCGCGAAGGCACGTTGGGCTGGGCCGGCCGAGATAAAGCGGCAGTTCGGCACCACGGTCGACTTCGTGGGTGACAATCGGGTCATCTTCGACCTGGGCGGCAACAAATATCGATTGGTCGTGCATGTGTCGTTTGCGTTTGGCCGCCTGCTGGTGAAGTTCATTGGGACTCACGCGGAATACGACCGCATCGACCCGGAGACTGTCTCATGGCCAAGAAAATGATCCGTCCGCTTCGCTCCGAAAGCGACTACGATGCCGCACTCGACGAGATCGAGCGCTATTTCGAAAGCGAACCAAAGCCGGGCTCGCCGGAGGGCGATCGTTTCGACCTTCTCGCACTGGTCATCGAAGACTATGAGCGCAAGCACTGGCCGATCGATCCGCCCGATGCGGTCGACGCGATCCGTTATCGGATGGAGACCGGGCAACATACCCAGGCGGACCTCGGCCGCCTGCTCGGCTCGCGCCAGCGCGCCTCCGACGTCCTGACGCGCAAACGCCCGCTCACGATGAAGATGGCCTGGCGACTGCACCGCGAGTGGGGAATTCCAGCAGAAGCGCTGATTGCCCCGCCACAACCCCGCGGACGAAGATCGGCGGCATAAAACCATTCGAACCTGTTCGACGCGCAACGCGTCCGAACCGGTCAGCGTCCCACTCACCCGTGATACCGCTCCAGCAAACTCCTCTCCACCTTGCAGATATACGTGTATTTCGGATTGACCACCTGGGTGCAGCGGGCTTCCGCGATCTGGCCGAGCAGCATGTAGCCTTCGGCCGCCGGAATCTTCCAATCGTCTTCCATCCAGTAGACCATCTCCTCGAATGCGATGCGCATCGCGTCTTCGAGCGGGCGGGCGCAGCCGAGGGTGCAGATGTGGGTGGCCGTTTCGATGCGCGGGTGGTTCAGCCTCGCGGGGGCCTTGGCCAGCGAGACCTTGACGGTGAGATTGGCCGCGATTTCGATCGCGCCCATGCCGTTGCATTCGCCGTCGCCCTGGATGGCGTGGCAGTCGCCCAGGAAGAGATGCGCGCCGTCCTTGTTGACGCGGAAGAAGATGCTGTTGCCCGTGGTGATCTCCTGGACGTCCATGTTGCCGCCATGCGTCCCGTTGTCGACGGTGAGAACAGCCCCGTGCACCGGGGCGACACCGGCCACGCCGATCATCGGCTTGACCGGCAGGCGGAGATGCTCGTTCCAGTGCACATGGCCGTCCTTGACCTCGACGACGCGGGTCTGGATGCCGAACTCCTTGCGCCGGACCCAATCCGGGAACATGCCGATGCCCGGCCAGAGTGCGGTGAAGCCGAGCTTGTCGAGCTCCATGTCCACCACGTCGAGGCGCAGCATGTCGCCGGGCTTTGCGCCACGCACCTCGATCGGACCGGTGGCGCCGTTGACGAACGGCATCGTCACGTCGGCTTCGGTCAGTTGCTGTCCGAGATGGCGGATGGTGCCGTCATTGGCATTGATGGCGCATTCCACCACGAAGGTTTCGCCGGGCTCGACGCTTGCGATGAACTTGTCGTCGCCGGACAGCGCGTATTTGATGTTGCCGGCCTTGCTGATGCGCTTGGACATGATCCCTCCGTGGCGTTTTCGGATGTGTTGAGGTTGACGTGCGATGCGAATGAGGGTCGGAGGCGATCTGCCCTATGCCTGTCGGCGCCAGGGCATCAGCAGCCGTTCGATCTTGCCGACCAGCCAGGTGAGAACCAGCGCGAGCACGATCGTCACGACGAGTGCGGCGAAGACCTTGGGAATGATGTAGAGCGACCCGGCCTTGAAGATGGCATGTCCCAGGCCCTCGGAGGACGACATGAACTCGCCGACGATCGCGCCGATGAGCGCGAAGCCCACCGTCAGCTTCAGCCCCGCAAAGATATCGGTGAGCGACGCCGGGATCACGAGCTTCCGGAAGATCTGGAATTTCGACGCGCCCAGGGTTTTCATGAGATTGATCTGGTCTCCATCGACGCCGACCGCGCCCTTGTAGGACGTCACCAGCGCAACAATCACCACCGACAGGGTCGACATCGCGACCTTCGAGACCAGTCCGGTGCCGAACCAGATGATCACGATGGGCGCGAGCGCGATGATGGGGATCGAGCCGAGTGCGATGACGAACGGTTCGACCACCCGGGACACGAAACGCGAATACCAGAGCGACAGACCGAGCAGGGTGCCGACCAAATTGCCCATGAAGAAGCCGAGCAGGGTCTCCATGCCGGTGACCGCCGCATCGCGCCACAGGCTGCCGTCCTGCGCCATCTGCATCAGGAAGCCCGCGATCGCCGACGGCGATCCGAACATGAAGGCGGCCGGGCTGCCCTTCGGCGTGACGCGCTCCCACAGGACAAGACAAGCGGCCAGAACGAGAATTTGGGTCGCCAGCACGGCGATGCCGAAGCGCAAGCGCGTCCATTTTGCACGGGCCACCGGCGAGGGACCGCTTCCGGCAGGCTTCGACGCGTCAACCATGCTGGTCTCGATATCCGTCGTCATTGGATCGCGACATCGAGATCGGCCCAGATGCGCCGGACGTAGCGGCTGAAATCCGGGTTTTCGCGCAGCGAGATGACGTCGGCGCGATCAGCGCCGAGTTCGATTTCATAAGTCGCCTTCACCGCGGTCGGCCGCCGCGTCAGCACGATGACGCGATCCGCGATCGAAACCGCCTCCTCGATGTCATGGGTGATAAGCAACATCGAGCGCCCGCCTTTGCGGACCAGACTGACCATATCGTTCTCGATGAGCAGCTTGGTCTGGAAGTCGAGTGCGGCGAACGGCTCGTCCAGCAGCAGCACGTCCGGATCATTCACCAGCGTGCGCGCCAACGCGACCCGCTGCCGCATGCCGCCCGACAACGTCGCGGGATAGTGGTCTGCGAAGCCATGCAGTCCAAGCTGGTCGAGCATGGCCCTGCTGCGGTCTTCGGCCTCGGCGGCAGCAACACCGCGGATCTCCAGGCCGAGCATGGTGTTGGCAAGCGCCGTGCGCCACGGGAACAGGAGGTCCTTCTGCAGCATGTAGCCGACGTTCTGAGGCTGACCGACGACCTGCCGGCCGTGCCAGCGGATGCGCCCCGCATCGGGCGCCAGCAGACCGCAGAGCGTGTTAAGCAATGTGGTCTTGCCGCAGCCGGAGGGCCCGACAATGCTGACGATCTCTCCCTTGCGCAGCGTCAGGCTGAGATCGGCAATGACAGGCACGACCTGGCCGTTGAAGTCGTAGCCTTTGGCGACGTGCTCGACGACGAGCGGGAGGGCGGCGCCGTTCACGGCCTCGCCCTCCCCGGGCATTGCGTATGTGGCAGCCTCAGCGCTCATTTCAGGCTGGCAATCGCCTTTTCGGCAAACGAGTTGTCGATGATCTGATCGAACGGGACCGATCCCTTGGCGTTGCCGAGGTAGATCTGCATGTCCATCAGGTTCTTCCACTGATCCTGCTTGGTGATGACCGACTGCGCCGGGATGAGATATTTCAGCTCGGCGTCGATCGCCTTGTCGACGACTTCGCCGGGCAGATCGGGGAATTCCTTGCGCGCAACCTCCTTGGCGAAGGCGGGATCGGCGTAGGTCTTGCGCGAGGCCTCCTCGAAGGACGTGACCAGCGCCTGCACCATTGCAGGGTCCTTCTGGAGCGTCGAGGGCAGCACCATGATGCCGGTGTTGCAGAACGGCCCGACATAGTTCGAGAAGTCGAACACGACCTTGGCGCCCTGAGCCTCCGCGGCGGCGACGCTCGGCTGATAGGCGACCGCCATGTCGGCCTGCCCGGCCAGCATCGCCGCGATCTCGGTGCCGGGATTGACCGGAACGATGGTGGCGTCGGTGCCCAGCTTGAGGCCGGCCTTCTCCAGCATCCGCTTGGTGACGCTGAAATTGGTGTTGGGCTCGGGCGACGTGACGATCTTGAGACCCTTGAACTCCTTCGGGTCAGTGATCGGCTTGAGCGTCTTGGACACCCCGAAATAGTGGGCGCGCTGCACGACCGTGCCGACCACGACGCCGGGGCCGCCATTCTCGCGGGAGATCTGCGCCATGGTCGCATCGCCGATCGCGAAATCCGCGGAGCCGCCGAGCACAGCCGCAAAAGTCTGGGTGTCGCCGCCGGCGGCGGTCACCTTCATGTCGAGACCGTTTTTCTTGAAGATGCCGGCATGCATGCCGACGTACAGGTTGATGTAGCCGAGATTGTGCACGGCCTCACTGAAGCGAACGGTCTTGAGCTCGGCGGCGGAGGCGATGCGGGATCCGAGCAGGGGCGCGGCACCGATTCCGGTGGCGACAGCGGACGAGGCGGCAAGGAAGGTGCGGCGGCTGAGCGCACGGCTGCTCGGCGGAGCGGGACGAACACGGTCGGTCATGGCGCTGACTTCTCCAGGAAATGCGGACGGGGCAGCCCAAAGACTAGGCGCCGACTGCTCCGCATCAAGCCGAAATAAGCGACGCGATTTGCTTGCGATTTGGCGCTTCCCTTCAAAATGTCGCGCCATTGACGCAGAGTGCCGGTGCATGGCCTGAAGACGCGGCTTTGCTGCCCGCCGCATCATCGCGCTGCCGAATTCAGCACCGCGCGCGAGCGGTTTTCGTCATTTCTGACATTTTGACTGCATAAAAGATTTGCAGACCGCGTAGCGTATAGCCACGCCCGTCCGCGACGACTGCACGCGACTACGGATTGACGCGCACCGACGAGAAGCGGCCGGTCAGCGCCCCTCCGCATTTTTCGGCCGCGATGCGGCTTGCCCGGGACGCCTCGCGCGGCGCCGTCGGTGACTGCGAAGGAACCTCGTCTTTCCTGACGCCGCCATCCGCCTTGCGCAGAAGTTCAAAGAGATTGTTGACCAGCCCGCGCAAACGCAGATTCTCGGATTTCAGATCGTTCATCTGCTGGACGGCGGGAACATCGAGCGTGCCGAAGCTGCGGCGCCACCGGTAGAAGGTACGTTCCGTGATGCCGGCGGTCTTGCAGATCTCCGCAATGGACACCCCGGAACTCGCCTCGGCGAGGAGATGAATGATCTCATTCTCGGTGAATCGGGATCGCCTCATCGCTCTCTCCATCGGCCCGTCATTTGCAGAGGCTCGAACGCCGGCCCCGCGCTGGGCCTGAGGTCAGTATAGCCCAGGGATCGCCGGCGCCTAGAATATCCGAGGACGATTTTGCCCGTCGCAGCCGTGGCGATGTGGCGCGGATTGCTCCTGGAGCCAACGAGTGCCTGAACCGCCACGCCTGGAGTTGTCCAATGCAGCGCCGCCACGAGATCCCCGCCACGCCCGAAAACATGGTTTGGGGCTATCTGGACTGCAACACGCCGCCTGTCCTCGAAGTCAGTTCCGGCGACAGCGTCACGCTGCACAGCTTTCCAGCCGGAGGACGAGAGACGCTGCCCGACGATCGGTCCCTTGTTCCCGAAGACTATCTGCTCGCCCTGGACACGATGCAACCCGGGCCGGGGCCTCACT harbors:
- a CDS encoding FAD-binding oxidoreductase, yielding MNMVAPIERPDQMLGALRDKIGAAAVLIGTDVPARNCNDWSASLPQSPLAVIRPVDARGVADAILTCRQAHLPFVPQGGLTGLCRGASPEPGWVAISLERMTGIEEIDRASMTMTVKAGTPLETIQKAADEAGLFFPLDLGSRGSCAIGGNLSTNAGGNRVIRYGMTRELVLGLEVVLPDGTIITNLNKLMKNNAGYDLKHLFIGSEGTLGIITRVVLKLFPKPRSTMAALCALKDYAAVIALLDAARSGLGPLLSAFEVMWPDYWDVITTRAGVKPPVAAGDSLYVLVEAQGTDESLDAPRFQSWLEELMERGLLVDAAVAQSLAQTQGFWRVRDICAEFGQVLGPHISYDIGLAVARMDEFVGRCKTALAEGIAGCESVYYGHIGDGNLHLVSWVTGLSVEPQPKEAMDAIIYGLVREMGGSVSAEHGIGTLKKKWLGHARSEAEIALMRTLKAALDPDHLLNPGKVF
- a CDS encoding 3-keto-5-aminohexanoate cleavage protein gives rise to the protein MGSTATNLRLVEDALRMVRAHGGEPATTAEVRQGLANG
- a CDS encoding ABC transporter permease encodes the protein MVDASKPAGSGPSPVARAKWTRLRFGIAVLATQILVLAACLVLWERVTPKGSPAAFMFGSPSAIAGFLMQMAQDGSLWRDAAVTGMETLLGFFMGNLVGTLLGLSLWYSRFVSRVVEPFVIALGSIPIIALAPIVIIWFGTGLVSKVAMSTLSVVIVALVTSYKGAVGVDGDQINLMKTLGASKFQIFRKLVIPASLTDIFAGLKLTVGFALIGAIVGEFMSSSEGLGHAIFKAGSLYIIPKVFAALVVTIVLALVLTWLVGKIERLLMPWRRQA
- a CDS encoding YgiQ family radical SAM protein, with translation MDTQIIAAEKPLMAGAQPRKPAPFLPMSRAEMDTLGWDACDIVLVTGDAYVDHPSFGMAIIGRLLEAQGFRVGIISQPDWHSAEPFKVLGKPKVFFGVTGGNMDSMVNRYTADRRIRSDDAYTAGGEGGKRPDRCTVVYAQRCREAFKDVPIVLGGIEASLRRIAHYDYWSDKVRRSVLADAKADLLLYGNAERAVVEVANRLAAGEAPRELKDIRGVALFRRVPEDYAELHADDLDSADEGATRQKGATVIRLPALEQVEQDKEAYARASRVLHRESNPGNARPLVQRHGDRDLWLNPPPIPLTSEEMDAVYDLPYARAPHPSYGEAKIPAWDMIKFSVTIMRGCFGGCTFCSITEHEGRIIQNRSEGSILREIELIRDKTPGFTGVISDIGGPTANMYRMACKDPKVEAACRRPSCVFPEICPNLNTSHDDLIRLYRKVRETKGIKKVMVASGVRYDLAVESPEYIKELVTHHVGGYLKIAPEHTERGPLDKMMKPGIGAYNQFKRMFDAAAEQAGKKYYLIPYFIAAHPGTTDEDMMNLALWLKKNRYRADQVQTFLPSPMATATAMYHTGVNPLRGVRHGGSDKVEAIKGLRQRRLHKAFLRYHDPDNWPVLREALKEMGRADLIGSRPDQLVPAHQPPGTGKAAGTRRPVRPGGKTQRFTTKGLRVMK
- a CDS encoding helix-turn-helix domain-containing protein; translated protein: MAKKMIRPLRSESDYDAALDEIERYFESEPKPGSPEGDRFDLLALVIEDYERKHWPIDPPDAVDAIRYRMETGQHTQADLGRLLGSRQRASDVLTRKRPLTMKMAWRLHREWGIPAEALIAPPQPRGRRSAA
- a CDS encoding dihydrodipicolinate synthase family protein, producing MTEAIRGFWVASATPLATDGSTDSAKLAAHARQLFSKGVDGVVLFGTTGEGTSFNVGERVATIEALLEAGVAAERIGIGGGFPAISDSIALTRAVLGLGLRHVLYLPPYFDRSVMPEGIEDAFAAIFDGVADNRLRAYLYHIPQVSGVAIPTSVAANLRKRYGRVVAGLKDSSGDFKQFQAFRAASPELAITVGNETDIARAIAGGGAGTICGMANIAPELVKAMIEGKDVEARMQAAVDIVVKSPSFLATLKAILAAQTGDASWLRVRPPLRALSDGAALKRRLDELITPATA
- a CDS encoding GntR family transcriptional regulator, whose translation is MRSLKLDTPKSLSQRVMQRLRQAIIDGEFALGAAISEEMVANSFGVSRTPVREAMGLLQAQGLVVIRPQVGSFVFTPSADDIEALCTFRIALEPKAAELAFRHDRDGAVATLSEAIAAMEPAVAAKDNIAYGRADAAFHEGLFAHCGNRYLVESYQLASSRVAALRTNLTSPIDVRTRSSFDEHRKLLDLFAHGEFAAFEALMTTHITNSGVVYAKALTAD
- a CDS encoding acetamidase/formamidase family protein, encoding MSKRISKAGNIKYALSGDDKFIASVEPGETFVVECAINANDGTIRHLGQQLTEADVTMPFVNGATGPIEVRGAKPGDMLRLDVVDMELDKLGFTALWPGIGMFPDWVRRKEFGIQTRVVEVKDGHVHWNEHLRLPVKPMIGVAGVAPVHGAVLTVDNGTHGGNMDVQEITTGNSIFFRVNKDGAHLFLGDCHAIQGDGECNGMGAIEIAANLTVKVSLAKAPARLNHPRIETATHICTLGCARPLEDAMRIAFEEMVYWMEDDWKIPAAEGYMLLGQIAEARCTQVVNPKYTYICKVERSLLERYHG
- a CDS encoding type II toxin-antitoxin system HigB family toxin, which gives rise to MQVIALRTLREFWTRHPRAEGPIRAWVAIAAKARWAGPAEIKRQFGTTVDFVGDNRVIFDLGGNKYRLVVHVSFAFGRLLVKFIGTHAEYDRIDPETVSWPRK